In Mauremys reevesii isolate NIE-2019 linkage group 9, ASM1616193v1, whole genome shotgun sequence, the genomic stretch GGCCAGCTCACTGTACCTCTGTGCACTAGTCGAGTGTTTACAGGATTGGGACAAAGAATGCTGAGTTAAGTTCTGGAGAACATTCCTGCCCAGGTAAGATATTTACACTGACCATTTCCTCGTGGGTATCCTAGAGAGATTAGAGATAATGCTGTTGCTAGAAAGGGATCTGCCACAGTTGCAGGTGtggttttagttttgttttgcacATATGAAAGATGAGAAGCACATGAGAGCACAAAGTAGCAATGATCTGAGAGAACCTGGAGAATAAGGAATGTGGTGAAAGGGCTGGTTCGTCCCAGGTGTAATGCCATTGGCCTCAGGAGAATTGTGTCAGGGATTTAGTAGCCCAATCAAGTCCATCAGGAATGTGGGGCAGAGAAAGGGTGGGAACTGAGAGGAGAAATTCCAGAGTGATGAATGAGTATTTCCATGTAAGGCCTTTGATACATGGGGCTTCGTATGAGGAAGATGAGATGGATGGTAGATTCAGAACTGGCTGGGAGCACGTTTGGAAAAGTCAGAGCTATTCAGCAGGGCACTGGAGCTGGTCCGAAcatggaatttccatcccacaGGAAATTCCAATATCCCAAACCGGGATGAGCCAGGGGATGTGACAAACAGAGGGAAGCGGCTGGGCACCATCCCTGGAAACATCAGCCCCATACACcagtgggggagctgggggccagaacctgccccctggccagaaATCAGTCAGCTTCTCCAGGGAAGGGAACTAATGCCAGagagctccctgccccgccccacattCAGGTCCACACAGATCCTGAAACATTTCCCCTTCTGCTAAGGCCATACACCAGCCCTAGGGCTGCAGCAAACCCCACTCAGCTCCTACTGGGCAGTGTAGGAGATATGGAGACCTTGTTGCTCTCACTTTAAGGAATGACTTAGTTGCCATTAGCCTGATCTCCAGGAATGGCCTTTTGGCTCCTAGCGATGCCGGTAACCCTCTGTGCATTCCTTACCCCTTGAGTTGCTAGGCACTGGCCAGGCACTGCCAGAGAACAAGGGCAGCAGCCATGTGTCCTGTGCCCAGGGAGGGATGCTTGGATGCAAGGATGGCGGCTGAGTTACCACACGTGGAGAATCCTCAGCTGGCCTGTTACGCTGGCTTTAAAGCAGGCTCAGAGGGGCAGCCCCAAATCTCTACAGGGAAACTGTTCAAGGTGGAATGAATATGTTCTTGGCCAAAAATTGAAAGTAGTTCGACCGTGGTACTTACACACAAGAGAACAGGCGTAACGAAGAACCAGCATGCTCTCCACCACAGCCAGAACCACCAGCTCTTCTTGCCAATCATCATTTCAATGTCTTGGATAAATCGGTTTCCTCCTATGGAAAGATGGCCAAAGAGTGCACTGTAGGATCGGGTCTAGAACATGGGTTTTATATGCACAGAAAGCAAGTGTGGGGAGCGCTACGAAGCATGGATGCATTGCTCCTTATCAttgtaagttcctggaggatcgGTCCagaaatggctattagccaggatgggcagggatgaaaCCCCacgctctgagtgtccctagcctctgactgccaggagctgggagtggacaacagggtgtggatcactcaatgattgccctgttctgttcattccctttgaagcatctggcattagccactgtcagaagacagggtactgggctagatggaacattggtctgacctagtctgGCCGTTCTGATGTTCTAATGATCTGGAACAAGAGATATTTTTAACCATTGAGATATTATGCACATTTTCCTGTATAATGTTTTGGTTTTATGTTTGTGATATGACCGGGATTATTTGCATTGCCACAGCTTGATTTTCCAGTGTCAGTGATTTACCATAAATCCAGCTAATGCCTATTATTTCCAGGACCGCTGCAAAAAGGATCCCCCATCCAGCACAGAAATGATCCACTAGGTTCACCCAGTAAATTCCTGCCTGAAAAACAAAGAATAAAGAGGTAGCTAGTTACCTTTTGTATGGCAGTACGAGGCGCTCATGCCAACTGAATTAAACCTCAGTCTGGGTTTTTATTTAAAACCCGTTTCCCAGAGGTGGATATCTCATTCATTGCACattatttcatttaaatatttatatttaacacagACAATTGCATTTGATGGCATACTCATCACTATTGTAATAACAAAGCACATATAAAAACACAGATAACAGGACAGCAGGGTTTGAATCTGGGACCCTGGGTTCTATAACATCAGCTTTTGTGgattgagctaaaggagtaacacTAGCAGTGGGGCTGCTGAAGTTGACTTTTATTCTCTGTTATgcaccagccactagagggggacaaagaccCAGAAGTTCCCTGTGTGGGTTACACACAAAGATTACACAAATTAATCTCCTGAACCgaagaaaaaattaaattaacGGCTCACAGACACTAAAAGAACAGCTCACAAATTATAAGGTGACAAAGGCTCCCATTTAAAAGATTATAGTCATTTCAGAGGACTGGATTCTGCAAATACTGCCAGTAGGACTTCTTGTATGCATAAATTAAGCATTTCCATaggtgtttgcagaattgggggcATGGAGGTCACCTCTCCCAGAATACAGAAACACAAGCCTTGCTTGTCACATGGGGAAATGATTGTATTGTCTTGTACAAATTCCCCCACCAGCTGAACTATAATTAAACCCATTGCCAACAAAGAGTTAATGTTATACCTGAGTGACACAGATGAGACCAAGAAAAAACAGCAGCATGCATAATCCCAGGGTTACAGGAACCCTCATCTTTTTCATCATCTTGGGGTACATATCTTGTATGGTGGTTGTCACTGTTTCTGCAGGGGAAGAGAGAATTTTACTTGTTGCACATAGGCAGCAAAATGAAGAAATGCAGCTAACACTAACCAAGAAGCATTTTGTTATTTTAAGCAGAAcggtgtgaataactgattttttcatTCACTGGCTCTTCTGAAAAtaagttaataaataaataaaataattgtcgACTTCAATTCACTTGAAATGAAAAAATTTCAACATGTTCAGCAAactgaaaagttgaaaaaaaaataattctgcactgaacaaaacattttgttcaacctgaaattTTCAAGCGTTTTAAAATTACTtcaaaataaaattgaaggaaatttctaAACATGTCATTGGaaattgaaaaattaaaatgtttcatctGGAAAATGTCAAAACGAAAATTTGATTTTTGGAAGGGTTGCGGGGGAGGGTCACTGAAATTGACACAAATTCTTGAAATGTTTTGGTTATTCCAAGTCtgcggggggagagaggggaaatcaGCTGACAAATTTGACCCAGTTCTAATGTCATGTCTTACTCACCTATGGAAGCAAACTGAGAGTCGAGCCCCAACAGTAAAAgcatgaagaaaaataaaaaggacCAAAGAGGGGCAACTGGTAATTTGGAGAGAGCCGATGGATAGGCAACAAATGCCAAATCAAACCCTGAAATAGAGGAGGAGAAGATACGTTATCATCCTGACCCAGTCAGTGCAAAATTGACTCATTTCTCTTAAACTTAAATAATGGGAAATTATATCAGAACTTAGCATACAAAGTCAGGTGTTGGTTGGGCAATATAAGACTAAATCcaacaccattaaagtcaatggaagttttgctactGACTATAACCAAAGCAGGATGTAGCCTGAAATTGTTGAACCAAACTTCATCAAAGCTCAGGTTTATTAGCTGTGGTTGAATAGGATTGCGGAAAAATGCTAATGACATTTCATTACTTTCATTCAGCTTTGAATAGGCTAATATTACAGGCAGATCCTGAATGAGAAAGTATCCCAATAGCAAAACAGGAAAGTTTAGGGTTGGTAAATAGATGAGAGATGAAACTCCCCCTGGTGAGAAGGTCTGGTCGTCCCAAAGGCTTGTGTGCTACTTTAGAACCACTTAAGCCCTATTGTTAGCGTTTCAGTGGGGACTTAAACTGTGCACAGGCCTTGTGTatgggatgaatttcacctaTAAGTTGGAAGATTTACTAACATGTTTGATGCAATAGGACAAATAGAATCAATATCAAGcctgtattttcatttttttaaatgtcctctTCTATTACCGTATGTATCAATCTATCACTgctcctgcccagcagctgaGATACACTTGATacatagggtgggattttcaatagCTCcttagtgacttaggagcagaagtTCCATTGACTTATGGTGGACTACATGAAGTCAACTAGTGATGGAAAACCAGGACAGAACATCCTCCTTCTTTCAAACCTCTATACGCTGAAAGTGCTTGGCACCAATAAACTACGGTCAGAGCAGCGGAGATTAAATCGGTTTAGAAAACAACTCAAGAGTGTGTCAGACAAGAAGACTTTGTGATGAATAGTGAGACTATCAAACAAACCTGAGTCTACAACTTCAGAGACGGGTCTGTCTGCCAGGAAAGCCATATGTCCCAAAACGGAGAAGATCGCAAATCCCGCAAACACGCTGGTGAGGCAGTTTACTAAACAAACAACAATGGCATCGGAATAGCAGTTGTTATGGAACTTATTGTAAGAGGAGAGAGCGACCAGGCCCCCCCAGGCCACCGACAGGGAGAAGAATATCTGAGTAGCTGCATCTTTCCAAACCTAAAACAGAAATAATTTGAGGTAGGTTATTACATTATTTACCCCGAAATACTTGTTCTAACCCATTAGGTGTGTTCTGTAAGGggtgctgcattttttttttaaataatgttacgGAATTTTAGTGAGAAGTGTCACATATCAATGAACCCGGGGAGTGACGTTTCCTATCCAGAGGGCACGAAGGCTGGTCTGTGCTTAAGGCACTGAACCAGAACCCAGGAGATCTTGATTCTATTACTACTTTGGCCATTGACCgtctgcgtgaccttgggcaaagtcATCTAAATGTTCTGCATCTCAGTTTCCCAGTAGGTCAGATCGGTGAGGAAAGTACTTTCCTACTGCACAGGAGCGAGGAGACATGTAATTCACTGATGTGTCTGGGAGGCGCTGAGATATGAACAACATAGAAACACCAATATAGAAATAAAACAGACAGCATAGGCTGGCAATGGTGGAAGCTGCCACACACACGGTCCCACCCGTGCTCCTCAGACGGGGACCTGGAAGAACTGCCTCTGTGACAGGGGAGGCACTCTCGGGTTACACCAGCATTTCAGGTGATGTGCACCAGACACCCATCCACTGAGAACCAAACGATACCAGACACCAACCAGCAATAACATGGCAGCAGCCATCGCTGTGACAGAGGTGAGATCTGGATGGACAGCTGAGTGTTCAAGGCTCTAAGTGCTGTCCCCAGCCCCCGGCCAGCCTTTATTAGAGCATGCTAGGAAGAACCACACCTGAGCTTGGGTCTTCAAACAGGAGCTGGTGTTGGAGAGAACCTCAGAGAAGATCCAATGTAGGAGCAAGTCTCCTCCCTTGCTCTCCACCCCCTATTCTGCCCTGATCTAACTTCCAAGGCAAGGCACAGTTTTGGGTGACCAGTCAAAAACGGAAGCTCAAACACTCATGAAACCTGCAGATAAAATGCCTTGAAATTCATGCGAACCAAAGCAGGCAGCCCTAAAACTCACTTTCATGGCGAGAACTTTATCACCGGGCCATAGGGTACGTCCATGGCTAGCGAGTAAAGTTACACACTCCGGAAAAACGGAGGATGGTAACACCGAAACCTCAGATGTAGCTGTGatagcagacaaccctacccagaCCCCTCTTTGTTCAAATGATGCGGCAGACTTGCCCTTTTTCTGGATAAATGGGCTCTAGATGGGGAGAGAGGGTTTCGCTGTAATGATGGGTTTCTGGAAGGCAGGATCCAATTTTACATCATCACTGGAAGGGAGGGATAAGAGGAGTCTGTCTGGTTAAGAAGGAAGCTATTGTATTCTGGAAACCGAGCCACATGCCAGCCTTTATAAACTTTGAGATCGCTTGCTTAGATCAGCTGGCAATTACACAAATATGTTATGCTTTCAGAACCACCCCTGAGTCTCACCTCTGCCTCcatcagctttgtgaaattggacTGTGTTCCAATGTAATACTCAATGCCATTCCGAGCCCCTTCCAGGGTGGCACCTCGCACAAGCAGGATAACGAGGACAACATATGGAAAGAGAGCTGTGAAATAAACAACCTGCCAAGAGAAATGGAGGGAGAAGCCTTAGGCTTGGGGGGAAACGCTACATAAAAATGACCAGAAAGGGCCTGAACCAAACCTCTGGATCCAAACAAACCATTCACTGGATTCATCTCTGGGCTGGAAAAGTCTGGATTCAAGTCTGGACGTGACCGTTCCCTGGTTCATCTCTACAAATTACCAGTCTGGATTCATAAACTGTGCACGACAATGGCAAACAAACCTCATCCAACCTGTCCCAGTGAGCACCTCAGGACCTGCCCAAGCCAGCTGGCTAGCAGTGGGATATTTACTACAAAACTGGGGGAGCAGATTTAGTTACTGGGCAAAGGGAGTTGTAAGTTTGTTGGGGCAGAGACCTTCTTTTTtcctgcatttgtacagcacatgGCGCAGCGGGGTCACGGGCTATAAactggggctcccaggtgctaccgcagtacaaataaataaacaacaacaactcTGGAGGTGGCGCTTGCTGCAGGTTTCACTGTCGTTTACCTCTGTAACTGAGGCAGATTAGCTGGTTCTGCCTTGCCATAGCATTGCATCATGCTGTAGCATTGCACCACAACACACTGGCTGCACCGGCTCCAAGAGCCTCTTTCTAATTGCCAAGGGACACGCCTGTTCTGATGCTGGGAGAGAAGGGCCTATAGGCCAAAAGCAGAGCCAGTGCCCAGGACCCCTAAGAGGAGGAAGGAACTAGAGGCTGGAATGGAAGCTGGTATGGCCCAAAGAGACAGGAGACGGGGAAGGAAATTGTGTTGCGGAGAAGAGTGAGAGGCACAGAAAAGTGATGGGGAAGCAAGGAGAGAAGGAGATGGACgtgggaggaagggaaagaaaatcaAGTTCGCTAGGTGCAGGGAGGCGGAGATCCAGGTGGGAAGACAGAGACAGATATGGGGGATGGGGGACGGGACTGAGCAAGGAAGTGGAGGAGCCAGGGAGAAGGCGAAACCTATGGGAGCAAAGAAAGAAGAACAAGAGAAGAACAGGGAGTCAAAAAACCAGGCAAGGGGGCCGGGCCTCTCGTAGGAAAATGAGTAACAGTGGCCCCCTGGCTGaaagcaggagaggagcccctttAGCCCCAGCGGCTCCTCCGGCTCTCAtggcctggggagagggggatttTCAGGCTGGATGGGAGGACTTGGGGTTATGAATGAATGCTCAGAGGTGAGGCTGCAGCACGCCCCAAGCCAGCTTTCAGCCAGCCTGCTCCAATAACAGCGGCAGAGACGCCGTGGCAGGCCGGGCTAGCCTTGCGTAGGCTCCCACGGCCAGgggtgggcttgtacagcccaggctgctgcggCTTCTCTGCTATTGTCACGGGAGCCAGCGAGATCAAAGCCAGCGTCTCAAGTGCTGCAGTCACTCCTCAGCTACAGTCTAGACATCCCCTGAGGACCAGCGAGGCCGACCCAGCAGACattgcccctctggctggagcacTGCGGTGCGGTGACGTCTCTCTGTccagctgagctgcagggcctggaCTGACTGATGAACTCAGAGCCCGGAGGCTGTCACGTGACTTCAGCGGGCCTGAGTCTGAAAAAAACTCCTCCCGCCTAGTCCCTGACTACAGCCTGGAGGGCTCCCGTTGGCAGAGACGGGACTTTACAATGCAGCGGGAAGcggcaggatcgggcccatgcTTTCAGGCTAAACGTAGGTAATCTGTAGGCAtattgtgtgtgtgcacgcgcgcatgtgcagtgtgtgtgtgtgttcacgcGTGTGcagtgtgcagtgtgtgtgtgcgtgtgtgcgcgtgAAGTGTGTGCACGCGTGCAGGCAGCATGTGTGTGCGCGAGCACGTGTGCAGTGTGTGCACGCATGAAGTGTATGTGCGTGCgcatgaagtgtgtgtgtgtgtgtgtactgtgtgtgtgtgcacacgcgtgCAGTCTGTGTTGCTTCACAAGAGACCAGGCTATAACAGGAACTCAGCCGATGTCTCTCACGTGATCATAAAAAGCCCCAACAGCATCATTCCTGGTGGACTAAGGGACCGTTGAGCTCGGGtcagggtggcagaatcaggccccacgtgCTTTATCTGTGTCATGTAAAATATGATCAAACAGCAGCAGCCAAGTCAGATATTGCCTGTGTCATGGGCTAGTGAATCAGGGCCTGACCCCACCAGGTgctgagctgccactgaagttggGATCGTCTCTCAGCAGGATCAGTCCCAGAAACCTAGCACGGGTTCCTCCCGACTTACCTTTCCTGAAGATTTGATCCCTTTAAATAATGCAGCTCCGACTATCAGCCAGGATAGGAGCAGGCAGAGGGCCAAGTACCAGACAATTTCACCCGTCTCGTCCAGCCCGCTGGAGCGCCGAAGGGCCACTTTACTGAAAGCACAGGACACCGTGATCAGCATCGCGTCGCTTGCACCAGGGCGTGGCAGCTGCCAGCATGAAGAGCCCCACTGATTATCCAGAGCCACCTCTGGAGAGGGGATGCTCATGTCTGTCTAGCTGGTGATGTCACACCCATGCATCAACTTCCATTGGTGCACAGCCTGTCAGCCCCGCTCCACCCCCGCCTCCCAGCTGGGCTCTTCAATGTGTCCGTTTCAACTTTTAACCATCTGCTGATTTCAAGCAAGTACTTCCATTCCGTTGACTTCCCGGGTAGCGGGCCAGGCTGGGAGTGACGGGAAAGCTGGTTTCTTTGGAGGCTTCAAAGAGAAACCAGTGCTTTCCTCTCAGCCCTGCCTCGGGTTGACGCTCAGTAGGCGTATAGACACGACTGTGCTGTTTTTAAAACGAGAACCTTACTGCACAGAGCCAGCTCGGGTTGTTAACTGAAAGGATGAGCCCGGTGCTGCCAGGCTGAGAGGAGCTGGAGGACACCACCTCTCCAACAACTCGGCTAGTCTTTCCACTCATTGCAGCTCAATTACCATTATAAAAATGGAAGCAGGTAGATTccaatttagggccagattttcttcagtggagttacagttatttataccagctgaggatggtAAAGAAAGTGAAGGAGCAAGTGGCCAGTGGGGTCGTGCTAGGAGAAACACACCTTTGTGCTATGGGCTTTTGTGCAGCTCCAGGTGCCTGGGTGACGGACACAGCGACAAACCACGCTACGGTGAGCACTGAGTCACGAGTGACACTCTTCCAGGGGGTCTGGAGCCATGCAGCTTCTGGCCCCAGGTGAACTGATGGCATGTTAATGCACACCCTGGCAGGGCCTATTACTCTATTCACCATCAGGCAGCAGTGACTCATACACCTAAGTGTGGGGTATGCAGGTGAGACACCTGCACATTATGAACACTTGCCTGTCCTGGAAAGTGTTCTGTAATGACAGGTCTATAAAAGGCAAGTGGACTGGCTGCATATTTTCAACATCCTAATTTGGGATAAAGAACGTGCCTTATGTTCAGGGCTTTAGGGGGAGAAAAGTTCctcaattttattatttatttcttagTTATAAATTTGTTCTTGTGCCTCTCTGTGACTTGTGTTACACGTGTCACCCCGATTCAGTATTTAATGGTTTCCGGACAGAAGTGCTCAGGTTTAGTTTGCAGTCCCATGCGCTTGGCCCAAAGCTGTTTCTAGAGAGTGGTCTGAGTTCCACGGGGttccccaaaccccacccagcaCATACTGATTTTAGCAATGTAAAGGTGGTACCGTATACTCACTTCCAGTACTGCTCACTGGGAAGTTGCACTTGTTTATACGTTAAGCTGCCATTGAGACAGGTTAGATTGTTGCTGGTGACGTACGAGTAGTTTGTGTGAATGACTATCCCGTTTGATAAGGTCGTATTGCAATCACTCACTAAAAGAGAAAGGGTTGTTAATGTTCAGTGGTGAAATCAGAAACAGACTGATTACACTGAGTGCCTTTTTCATGCTGTTATGGCTTCAGTGTGTTTTCTTGTGGTAACTACAAACAGACCCCAGCCACCACTTTCAGATGTGGATTTGGCTCCCTACCCAAACACTCCCAGATCCGGTGTGTCCAGCTCTGGGAACCTGGCTGGCCTAACGTAAAGATAGGAAACGTTTGCAAAAATCAGACCTGGGTGCAGTTAGGATTTCCAACTCTttgataatgtaagggccagatccagTATTTCAGTTCACACTCATCTATAGCAACCCCATATCATATTGATGGGAACAGACCGGCATTATTCCTAGTTCTCTTCAAAATGTACTGCAAATCTCTTGGCTACAATTTAAGCCAAACAAGAGTTGATCAATGCAGTAAAGAGCACTATCAGCAAGAGGATTTACTTGACGTGAAACCCTGGTGAAATTGTAGTGCAGAATTTTGGGGCAATTTGTCTGACTTTTATACCAATCCAGCACTCTTTTAATATGGGGTGAAACATTGTTATTAGTCTTTTAAATGAGAATCTCCTTGAAATGTATAAATGTAAAACTGCTAAGTAATATGTCAGAACTGCAGTCTGTGATAAACTATTAAACTTCGCTGGGGGATGGgaaattacaatttttaaatcatgcaTGCACACAGGCAATCAATAGCGTGGAAATAGTATCTAAAGACATGATGAGACATGAAGCCAATGTCCATCCAACACATGGTGTTAACAAAGCCACACACATAGGATAAAGGATTTTGGAAGAACCCCAGGTGAATGCACTAGGTGTGCATTTCTTTTGCATTAGGACGGCCATTTCTTTGTCACGAAGCACTAAGGAAATTGCAGTGTGGGATGTTTGGTGATTTTATACCAGTCTAGAAATGTGTTATTCTAGGGAAGAAGGAAAGATGGGCAGAAAGGCAGAGAGGAGGAGTCATTCTAGTTCCCAACAGATCACATGGGCAAATGCTACAGGCAGATAGAAAGATCAGTCCAGGTGTCAACTGGTTCTCAAGGTAAGGTTTCCAGACAGCATTATGGCCGACTAATTGTCCCCCTACTGCCCTTTTTAATGCCTTTTGTTTATTACTGGGAAACAGAAGCAGTGGAATTATTCCTAGTAATAGTTTGGATTATTTTAAAAGTACCGTACCTACAGGTGTTTTGCTGCAATTTTCATCTGCCCACGCAAAGCAGTCCGACCATGGCAG encodes the following:
- the SLC6A14 gene encoding sodium- and chloride-dependent neutral and basic amino acid transporter B(0+) isoform X6; the encoded protein is MVIITTLVTVYYNVIIAYALYYLFASFQSVLPWSDCFAWADENCSKTPVVSDCNTTLSNGIVIHTNYSYVTSNNLTCLNGSLTYKQVQLPSEQYWNKVALRRSSGLDETGEIVWYLALCLLLSWLIVGAALFKGIKSSGKVVYFTALFPYVVLVILLVRGATLEGARNGIEYYIGTQSNFTKLMEAEVWKDAATQIFFSLSVAWGGLVALSSYNKFHNNCYSDAIVVCLVNCLTSVFAGFAIFSVLGHMAFLADRPVSEVVDSGFDLAFVAYPSALSKLPVAPLWSFLFFFMLLLLGLDSQFASIETVTTTIQDMYPKMMKKMRVPVTLGLCMLLFFLGLICVTQAGIYWVNLVDHFCAGWGILFAAVLEIIGISWIYGGNRFIQDIEMMIGKKSWWFWLWWRACWFFVTPVLLCVILCWSLVTFSPPKYGSVEYPAWGSAVGWCMIVFCIIWIPIVAIVKIVKAQGNLWQRIVSCCRPAANWGPSLECHRGERYSHMVDPHKERDQEIPTVDGFVHKLE
- the SLC6A14 gene encoding sodium- and chloride-dependent neutral and basic amino acid transporter B(0+) isoform X5, with product MGRRWNQRLVQHEEASSKDSGMEERVGITMVIITTLVTVYYNVIIAYALYYLFASFQSVLPWSDCFAWADENCSKTPVVSDCNTTLSNGIVIHTNYSYVTSNNLTCLNGSLTYKQVQLPSEQYWNKVALRRSSGLDETGEIVWYLALCLLLSWLIVGAALFKGIKSSGKVVYFTALFPYVVLVILLVRGATLEGARNGIEYYIGTQSNFTKLMEAEVWKDAATQIFFSLSVAWGGLVALSSYNKFHNNCYSDAIVVCLVNCLTSVFAGFAIFSVLGHMAFLADRPVSEVVDSGFDLAFVAYPSALSKLPVAPLWSFLFFFMLLLLGLDSQFASIETVTTTIQDMYPKMMKKMRVPVTLGLCMLLFFLGLICVTQAGIYWVNLVDHFCAGWGILFAAVLEIIGISWIYGGNRFIQDIEMMIGKKSWWFWLWWRACWFFVTPVLLCVILCWSLVTFSPPKYGSVEYPAWGSAVGWCMIVFCIIWIPIVAIVKIVKAQGNLWQRIVSCCRPAANWGPSLECHRGERYSHMVDPHKERDQEIPTVDGFVHKLE
- the SLC6A14 gene encoding sodium- and chloride-dependent neutral and basic amino acid transporter B(0+) isoform X1 encodes the protein MGIGSLQQGPSRKRWGEGGIRGWFSTRKLAAKTQEWKKDFTLSKGKDAPAGQSEEHSERGHWSSKTDYLLSMVGYAVGLGNVWRFPYLTYQNGGGAFLIPYAAMLALAGLPLFFLECSLGQFASLGPVSVWRILPILQGVGITMVIITTLVTVYYNVIIAYALYYLFASFQSVLPWSDCFAWADENCSKTPVVSDCNTTLSNGIVIHTNYSYVTSNNLTCLNGSLTYKQVQLPSEQYWNKVALRRSSGLDETGEIVWYLALCLLLSWLIVGAALFKGIKSSGKVVYFTALFPYVVLVILLVRGATLEGARNGIEYYIGTQSNFTKLMEAEVWKDAATQIFFSLSVAWGGLVALSSYNKFHNNCYSDAIVVCLVNCLTSVFAGFAIFSVLGHMAFLADRPVSEVVDSGFDLAFVAYPSALSKLPVAPLWSFLFFFMLLLLGLDSQFASIETVTTTIQDMYPKMMKKMRVPVTLGLCMLLFFLGLICVTQAGIYWVNLVDHFCAGWGILFAAVLEIIGISWIYGGNRFIQDIEMMIGKKSWWFWLWWRACWFFVTPVLLCVILCWSLVTFSPPKYGSVEYPAWGSAVGWCMIVFCIIWIPIVAIVKIVKAQGNLWQRIVSCCRPAANWGPSLECHRGERYSHMVDPHKERDQEIPTVDGFVHKLE
- the SLC6A14 gene encoding sodium- and chloride-dependent neutral and basic amino acid transporter B(0+) isoform X2, encoding MGTLTPPARLCCGRRKDFTLSKGKDAPAGQSEEHSERGHWSSKTDYLLSMVGYAVGLGNVWRFPYLTYQNGGGAFLIPYAAMLALAGLPLFFLECSLGQFASLGPVSVWRILPILQGVGITMVIITTLVTVYYNVIIAYALYYLFASFQSVLPWSDCFAWADENCSKTPVVSDCNTTLSNGIVIHTNYSYVTSNNLTCLNGSLTYKQVQLPSEQYWNKVALRRSSGLDETGEIVWYLALCLLLSWLIVGAALFKGIKSSGKVVYFTALFPYVVLVILLVRGATLEGARNGIEYYIGTQSNFTKLMEAEVWKDAATQIFFSLSVAWGGLVALSSYNKFHNNCYSDAIVVCLVNCLTSVFAGFAIFSVLGHMAFLADRPVSEVVDSGFDLAFVAYPSALSKLPVAPLWSFLFFFMLLLLGLDSQFASIETVTTTIQDMYPKMMKKMRVPVTLGLCMLLFFLGLICVTQAGIYWVNLVDHFCAGWGILFAAVLEIIGISWIYGGNRFIQDIEMMIGKKSWWFWLWWRACWFFVTPVLLCVILCWSLVTFSPPKYGSVEYPAWGSAVGWCMIVFCIIWIPIVAIVKIVKAQGNLWQRIVSCCRPAANWGPSLECHRGERYSHMVDPHKERDQEIPTVDGFVHKLE
- the SLC6A14 gene encoding sodium- and chloride-dependent neutral and basic amino acid transporter B(0+) isoform X4, whose protein sequence is MGRRWNQRLVQHEEASSKDSGMEESAFLIPYAAMLALAGLPLFFLECSLGQFASLGPVSVWRILPILQGVGITMVIITTLVTVYYNVIIAYALYYLFASFQSVLPWSDCFAWADENCSKTPVVSDCNTTLSNGIVIHTNYSYVTSNNLTCLNGSLTYKQVQLPSEQYWNKVALRRSSGLDETGEIVWYLALCLLLSWLIVGAALFKGIKSSGKVVYFTALFPYVVLVILLVRGATLEGARNGIEYYIGTQSNFTKLMEAEVWKDAATQIFFSLSVAWGGLVALSSYNKFHNNCYSDAIVVCLVNCLTSVFAGFAIFSVLGHMAFLADRPVSEVVDSGFDLAFVAYPSALSKLPVAPLWSFLFFFMLLLLGLDSQFASIETVTTTIQDMYPKMMKKMRVPVTLGLCMLLFFLGLICVTQAGIYWVNLVDHFCAGWGILFAAVLEIIGISWIYGGNRFIQDIEMMIGKKSWWFWLWWRACWFFVTPVLLCVILCWSLVTFSPPKYGSVEYPAWGSAVGWCMIVFCIIWIPIVAIVKIVKAQGNLWQRIVSCCRPAANWGPSLECHRGERYSHMVDPHKERDQEIPTVDGFVHKLE
- the SLC6A14 gene encoding sodium- and chloride-dependent neutral and basic amino acid transporter B(0+) isoform X3 codes for the protein MGIGSLQQGPSRKRWGEGGIRGWFSTRKLAAKTQEWKKDFTLSKGKDAPAGQSEEHSERGHWSSKTDYLLSMVGYAVGLGNVWRFPYLTYQNGGGAFLIPYAAMLALAGLPLFFLECSLGQFASLGPVSVWRILPILQGVGITMVIITTLVTVYYNVIIAYALYYLFASFQSVLPWSDCFAWADENCSKTPVVSDCNTTLSNGIVIHTNYSYVTSNNLTCLNGSLTYKQVQLPSEQYWNKVALRRSSGLDETGEIVWYLALCLLLSWLIVGAALFKGIKSSGKVWKDAATQIFFSLSVAWGGLVALSSYNKFHNNCYSDAIVVCLVNCLTSVFAGFAIFSVLGHMAFLADRPVSEVVDSGFDLAFVAYPSALSKLPVAPLWSFLFFFMLLLLGLDSQFASIETVTTTIQDMYPKMMKKMRVPVTLGLCMLLFFLGLICVTQAGIYWVNLVDHFCAGWGILFAAVLEIIGISWIYGGNRFIQDIEMMIGKKSWWFWLWWRACWFFVTPVLLCVILCWSLVTFSPPKYGSVEYPAWGSAVGWCMIVFCIIWIPIVAIVKIVKAQGNLWQRIVSCCRPAANWGPSLECHRGERYSHMVDPHKERDQEIPTVDGFVHKLE